AAGACATGACTTTGGTATACCAAAAGGCGTCTGACAAAGCGCATACCCCCGAGGCGTGGGAGGAGAAGTATGACAAGCTtctggaagaggaagctaGTCCGTCTCTGAAGATTCTGCGGGCTATTTTGCACGAGGGCGAAAAGATCCCATTTGAGCTTCCTTCTCTGCCTATCTTGAAAGAGTTTGTTGATAGATGTAATGACTGGGTCGAGGAAGCTACCAATTACATTGTTAGAAAGCAGCAGAACCGCCGCAAGAATGAGAAAGCTTGGCAAGCCACTGGACGCCGAGGAAGCGCAAATAACGAcgcaaaagagaaggaaaaagaaagccgCCACGTAGATAATATCTACCGACTGCttgcagaggcagagcacATTGGATTCGACTGTCCTGAGATAGCACAGCTTCAGGAACGGGCTACCGCCCTGAAGCTGTTCCAAGATAATGCCTCTGCAGCGCTCAAGCAAAACGTCCCCCCTCCAGTGGAAACAATTGAAGAGTTGATCGAAGAGGGGCGCGGCTTCAATATCGATACCCCAGAGCTAGAAGCTCTATCTCGGAGGCTAGAAGAGTTACGGTGGAACGAGAAGGCCAGGACGAACCGCGCCGTATTACTAGGAATGACGGAGGTACAAGAAATcattgaagaaggaaagcgGCTCGAAATCCCCAACTACAACGACCACTTGAAGTACTATCATGACAAGCTGGCTGCAGGCCAGGCCTGGGAAGCAAAGGCCCGAGAACTGACACACGCTGAGTTTGTTCACTATTCTCAGTTGGAGGCACTTAGATCGCAGGTACAAGCCAATGTCTTGCCTGTTTCTCGCGACACTCTGGCCGCTGTCGATCAGATACTCCACAAGCAGCGCGAAGCGCATCTCCAAATCATTGACCTCACCGAGCGATGCCGCGATCCCGATTTTAGAAACCGACCCAAGTACTCGGAAGTTGTCGACATCACTAGAAAGCTAGACGATCTCAATTCCAAGCCGACTGGCACTGTCGATTTAGAGAATGAGAGAAAGCGACATGAAGATTGGATGCGCAAGGGCAAAAAGCTCTTTGGAAAGTCGAACGCGCCATTGCATATTCTGAAAAGCCACTTGGAACACGTTCTTGAGCGAAACACTGACTGCTTCGACACTGACCACGACACGCCGCGTCTTCCAGGAGAGCCTGTATCCAGGGAAGCTAGCCCAGAGGCGGGATCCGGCAGGTGGGACGATCGATCGAGGCAGGTGTTTTGCATTTGTCGAAAGATTGAGGCTGGTATGATGATTGAGTGCGAATTATGCCATGAATGGTAAGTTTTGATGATTTGTgcccgcaaaaaaaaaaaaaaaaaaagtaaatggaagaaaagctAAACAATATTTGCCAACAGGTACCACTACAAGTGCCTTAAGATTGCCCGTggcaaggtcaaggaggACGACAAGTATACCTGCCCGATATGCGACTGGCGAATGAAGATTCCTCGGGATGCGGCTCGACCCAAGCTTGAAGATCTCACTGCTCTTGCCGACGAGATACTAGGCCTACCGTTTCagccggaagaagaagaggttctGCGGCAAATCATTGACAATGCGCAAAATTTCAGAGACAAGATTGCTCAGTACTGCAACCCGCTTCTTTCGACAGAAGCCGAGGCCGAAACACAGCGATTCTTTCTTCGGAAGTTGGAAGGCGCAGAAATTCTGCTGTCGTACGAGACCAATTTCTTCCGGCAAGAACTTCACAAGTGGTGTCCTGTCGCGCCGGAAGCACCGCCCATCTTGCAAGTCTCTCTGAGCACGCGCAAACCTCGCCCCACgaagctgcagaagatgCTCGTTGAATACGGAGTCGACAATCCAGACGACCTTCCTGAGCATGCTAAAGGCAAGGCTAATAGTTTGCGACGCAAGGCAGCGAATGCGGAGgcggcagctgctgcggctcaAGCGCCGACACCCATGCCCAATGTGCCTAACCCGCACAATTCGGCATATGGACCGGCGACGTACTTCCCTCGCGGCTCCCACTCGGCAACTCCGAGCATCTCGGCTAATTCGCACGGGCACCCAGACGAGAAGTCTCACTCGCCTTCAGATAGTGACATTAAGATGGGTTCCGCAGACTCAGACAGCAATCTGCATCCTAGCTTCTTGAGAGGAGGTCCTCACTTGGCGGCAGACGACTCGACCATGTCGCTTGAAGATCGGCTTCTGTACGGTCAAGTTGATGATATGGATCTACAGACGGAAGCagacaagaacaaggctCTTGAAATCTTTGCTCGCACCGAGCTGGGCAGagaaaaggccgagaagaTGTGGGGACCCGATATCTGGAACAACAGGCAGAGGTCTATGAGCGACCATGGGCGGTCCATGACCCCGGCGGATATGGACGAAGGCATGAAACACGACGACAGAAAGGTGGACCAAATGTTTGAGGAAATGACGaatcaagatgaagacgaagaccaaaagaagaaagatatCACGATGACGAACGGACCCGTCACAGCAGACTTTTtagagagcgagagaaacAACCTGGATGCGATGTTGGATGGGGAGTAGTACGATTTTCATTATTGGGAAGgcttcatttcttttctccacACACTTATTCGTACTACTATTTTGAGAGAGGATAATCTCGTCTCCAACTTTTGGGAGGGATCTGGAGTTTCTGGTACTGGGTGCTGCCTGGAAGGGACTTGTTATGTGTTTTGTAATACCAGGACGACGCAGtgtgcttttgtttttaatGTTTCTTCTGGCacgtttttcttttttttttcgagaAACGTTCTCCTTGGCGCATATAAGAGAGGTCGGgaatatttttcttttatttcttcttacaCTTTGTGGGAGGAATGAAATCAACGCATCAAGGGGATGGCGAATATGTGTGTACGCGCGTGCGCGAACATTATTAATGGAATTTCTAGTTACGTACGATTTGATAGTTTTAATTATTCCGTCAGGTAGAAACAAAGCTACTTGCAGAAATTACAAGGGGAAATTTAACCGATAAATGCGTTGTGAATGGGAATGTTGATACGACTTCGTAGTCTTTGAGATGACCTTGACATGCTTGTACAGTTTTGATGTCAGCTTGATTACTCcgtactactagtagtattccTGATAGAGCTTAGTCACCGCGTGGCTGCTCTGCGATCTGGAGGTGAAGGAGGTGCGGAGCTTTGCCTCACGTGACATCCCGCTCAACGCGTTGCGTTATCGCAATCGCAAGGTTGGGCTTCTATCGgcatctgcagctgcagttCCTTTATAACACGTCTCGAGTCGCCATTGGAGGCATCAGCGCATAATCTTTTTCGTCAGCAGCGTTCAGCACTCTTCGCAAACATGGCGTCGCCTCCATATGCCGCGTCGCCGTCGGCCATGTCGCCTCCTTACCCGTCCCCAATCCAGATCACAAGCAAGAAGCGAACGTCGACGATGGACGTGAACATGCCGCCTGGAAAGCGCAGAAAGAGCTCCGTCGTCTCGCAGCCCCCGATCCACCCCCTGCGGCAGACGTCGTTCCCGCCAGAGGCCGGCTCGGGCTCGCCGTACCCAAGGTCGCCGTCGGTCGATGCGACGTCACATGTCAGCGGCAGCGTGGTCAGCGCGACGGCGGGCAGAAAGAAGCGCGGCAGGAGGACGAAGAATGCAAAGGGGGGAGATGATGCTACGGAGAAGACGCCCAGCCTTGTTGGGGGCAAGGCACCTACGACGGCGAGCGGGCCGGGCGGcgacaaggagctggaggatgatgaggatgatgacaaggcggagatggcgctggaggaCGCGGTCGCGCGGACAcaggagcagaagcaggaggaAATAAGATTGAGGGCTATGCTCGTGGAAGCGTTTGATCCGCTGCAGTATGATCGGTATGAGTTTTGGCGGGCGGCGAAGTTGAGTGATGCGGTTGTGAAGAGGGtaagtgaagaagaggaaacaagacaagacaaggtGATGGATGAGCTGACAAGGTTAGGTTGTCAATGCAACCGTCTCGCAGTCGGTGCCGCAGATGGTGGCCACGGCCGTCAAGGCAGTGGCCAAGCTCTTTGCCGGAGAGATCATCGAGGGCGCACGAAACGTCCAGGCCGAGTGGGTTTTGTCcggagagaagcagagcgaCCTGCCAACGCCACCGCCGTCAAGCgaggaggcagcagcagcagcagcagcggcagacaagactgaagaagaggtcgACCTCAAGAGGGGTCCACTCCGACCGGACCATTTGCGAGAGGCTTGGCGACGCTACAAAGTGTGT
This portion of the Trichoderma atroviride chromosome 6, complete sequence genome encodes:
- a CDS encoding uncharacterized protein (BUSCO:EOG092D4DJ2) — translated: MASPPYAASPSAMSPPYPSPIQITSKKRTSTMDVNMPPGKRRKSSVVSQPPIHPLRQTSFPPEAGSGSPYPRSPSVDATSHVSGSVVSATAGRKKRGRRTKNAKGGDDATEKTPSLVGGKAPTTASGPGGDKELEDDEDDDKAEMALEDAVARTQEQKQEEIRLRAMLVEAFDPLQYDRYEFWRAAKLSDAVVKRVVNATVSQSVPQMVATAVKAVAKLFAGEIIEGARNVQAEWVLSGEKQSDLPTPPPSSEEAAAAAAAADKTEEEVDLKRGPLRPDHLREAWRRYKVCHESRGVGVQQLWHAQQGTGVERFSTRTRNRLFR